Within the Heliangelus exortis chromosome 5, bHelExo1.hap1, whole genome shotgun sequence genome, the region ATCTTGGTCTCGTTGTAGGTGCAAACGCGGTGGTAAGACTCGATGTAAGGGGGTTCCAACACTGGCCTCTGTTGGGGGGAGAAATGCTGGCCTCAAGCAAGAGAAGTATCTGAAGTTCCAGTTTCCTTCAAGGGGATTTAGTGTAAATAGGGGGGGGGACACTGGATGAGGCAGAAAGAGAGccatggaaattatttttaggttGTACGCTCAACACCTGCCTCTTGGAGCTGTGGCATGGGGAGGAGTGGGTGTAGGTgcatgtttgtgtttgtttaaagGATAAAGCTCCAATTAAAGCTGCTTGAAGGGAGATGAAAGCCTATCCAAAAAAGCTGGTTTTCAGCAGGATACTAGTGTTTCAACCCAATGAGCATGTGTGccaaaaaaagctgctttctacTAAAAGGATTGATTTTCCATCAAAGAATGTGCTTTCTGCTGGAAGCCCTTCCATGTTCATGAGCTGCTTAAGAGCAGAGGTGCCTCCAGGTGCCAGACAGCTGGTTTTCACTCAGCCAGACCAGTCTTCCCAGTCAGGCTGCACGTCCCACAAAGCCCAACGGGATGTACCCTGTCAGGGATGCACTTAGCACAGCGGAGAAGTCTCCAGTTCCTCATGAGAAAAACAGCTTGGCTAGGGACCTCAGCCATCAGGACACAATGGGAGCCTGAAGGCCCTGAAACCCACACTCCCCTGTGGTATCACAGTGGCATTGCTTATGctgaaaaaggaatttttccttgACAGGAGCACCCAGTTTCTAAAGAAGGGGCAGTGCAAACAGGAACAGGAGCCTTCTGTCATCCTCTCTCTTGCACAGATGGGAAACAGCATAAGGTAACACAGCCAtgagacattttaatttttattttctttccctctgggCTGTGTAAAGATCCTGCCCTGAATACTGAGAATGGTGGCATGGAAAAGAACAGATGCAACATTTTGGGAAGAAGATATCCAGACACCCTTCCTCTTACCAACCCCCCCTATCTAAGTACATCGTGGTGCTTTCTAGAAGCTGTTGAGCCTACAACCAGATGTAGTCAACTTAACTACATCCCAGTGGTATTGCAGTATGGTAAGAGAATATGCAAGATCTGTGCTGCCAGAGGAGCCTGGGAGTAGAGAGAAACAGGTGACAAGAGGTCCCTGGAAGAAACTTTATCCCACAGGGGAAATCTGGCCACTGGTGGCCTTTCCCCTTGTCTTCCTCTGATCAGTTTTACAGAACTCTTGTCTTCATGTGGTCAAAATCCCCCTGGAATCACTCAATACTTCCCTGAAGAAATTAAACTGGGTCTGCCCTCTTGAGCCTTCCAGTGGCAGAAGGAAGATGACAGGTAGAAACTTCTTGTCTGAAGTGTGTGTAGATGTACTACaatctttctttctccctctgtaCCCCCACAAATCATAACTACTTCAGATTTATACCAGGCTGTGACTTAAAACAGGACCAAATTAGAAATAGACATTATctttgggatttgttttttgGAACAAAATGTATTACCCATCAATTGGGAGCTCCATCTTAATCtcaaaggaaatttttccaGTAAAGTAATAAAGGCCTCTTCTCCTTAAGTGGTTAAGCTGCAAGAGGCTTTTGAATTGCATAATAACAGCCTTATATAAGTGCTTCATTAATATCACCACATGATGTGTACCCCCCTCAtctgaggaaggagggagggaatggCAGACAGCAAAGTGCTCTGACACCAACAGTGGCAGCAAGGAGCTGGTGGAGCAGGACACAGCCCTTGCCTGcttcgtagaatcatagaatttccagggttggaagggacatttaagatcacctagttccaactaTGGAATTACCATGGggagggacaccttccactagaccaggttgctcagagccctgtccagcctggccttaaaatctTCCAAGGATGgtgcttccaccacctctcttggcaacaaaaaaaaaaaaaaaaaaaaaaaggaaataatttttctttgtgttctcAGGGGAGCAGAGAACCTCATTGCAATTAAATGATTGTTTAATAGTTTATAAACATCATAACACTTGGCAAGAGAGGTGTCCTGTAGACCTCTGCAAGATGTCTAACGTGGGGGGTTTCTACCAAGAGCTTTTCTTGGTGGGGGAAGCACCACCCATGGGGGCACAGGTACCAACCCTGGGGTGCAGCCTCACCTCCCAGGTCTCGCAGCGTCCCCAGCACGCGTCCGTCGTCACCCGCAGCCTCTTGCACCCAGGTTTCCTGGCCAGGAAGGTGAACTCCCGCACGGCGCAGCCGACGAAGGTGCGCAGGTCGATGGTGGAGGCCTTGAGAGCGCTGCCGCGGCCCAGCAGCATCAGGAGAAGCAGAGCGCCCAGGGCCACACAGGGGATCTTCATCCTGAGGCAGACAGGAGAcaaggggagggctgggagagccAGCATGGTGCAGGAGGTAAGAGGTGGAACTGCTTTATCACCAGAGCTGGGGTGTCCCAGGTCCCCCTCAGGCACGCTGCTCAATGGGTACACACAGAAATGAGGGGTCACTTCCTCCCAGAGGGCGCATGTCTCTGTGGAAAGGTCAAACAGAAAGCCATGGCGTGCAGAATTTCCCTGCTGAGCAGTGGGGTTTGCCTTGAGGAGATAAAGCCTCCCACCAGAGCCTCAGACACACAGGAATCTCCAAATTGCAAGGTGAGTTTGTAACAAAGGgttccccacctccccagcccGGCTGCCCTGACCTTGCACCAGGCCCATGGTTGGGGAGGCCTCTGGTTGCTCTCTCAGTGCGCAGAGGTGTTGTTGGCTGGGGACTCTGGCAGTACAGGCACTGAAAGGGTCACTCTGGAAGTGTCTGTCTGTCAGCCACACCTATGGTAGGTGGCAGGCTCCCTGTTTTGCTGCATCGGGAAGAAGCAGCAGGGCTGCGGCTCCATGCAGGGTCAGCCTGCAGGTAACACCACTGTTTCGATGGGAGCACTTCATCCCGTCTTCATCCCACTGCCCTTTCAGGAGATCTGAGTCCCTGAATTTGTTCTATAATCTCTGGAGAGAGATCAACACCTACCAAAAGCTTCACAGTTACTGCTTGTCCCTCCTTCACACACATCCCTACCAGCCAGCTCAGACCCAGCCAAAGCTAAAATGTGGTGAATaaatctgacaaaaaaaaaaaaaaaaaaaaaaaaacaaaaacccaaaaggagAGGTGGAGAGCAGCTCTAAGCCACAATATCCCTTTTATACCTCACATATTtgcattacattttaaaatgtccaCCTAAAAACCCCAGAGTTGGCATTTAACTTCAAGAAAGTCAGCTACTGCAGTGGGCACAGGCTCGTGGGTGTTGCTGGGTTGTGGCCTCAGCTGTGTTACAGGTAATTGATCCCCCCTCTTGCCTTTTGCCTGGCTGATGTTTGGGTCTCCAGGCTCCTGCTAAACCAAATGCTTTCCATTTGCTCAGTCAGTTTTAGATCAGCACATGAAGTTTGCTGAGGTGAGCCCTTCAGATATGTGGCCGTGCATACATCACAGACATGCATGTGATTAAATGAATGTATGTTTATCTATAACCTcaacagagtaaaaaaataaaagaaaaagaagctaaaaTTACTTATTCTTAAAAGCAGACATttgagagcaaaagagaaagacttCTGGACAAATTGAACACTAATTCTCTTTATTTATGAGCTGGAGCCATGAAACAGAGCAAACACAGAAGCAAACTCACCTGACTTGCTGGAGACAGATCTCCTTTTGCAGTTTTAAATTGCAGGTGAGTTTTCAGAACACCAGAGAGaacagcaggagagctgcacGGGGATCCTTGTCAGCTTTGTGCTCAATGgatttcccagcagctgctaCTGGTTTGCTTAACTGCTCCAATTTATAGGAAGGGTCTTGTCAATCAAGGCAAGACAGAGGCAGATCTTTACTTGAACAACCCAAGGCATCAAAGTTGTTGAGTGTAAAACAAGCTTCTCCTTTCCAACAGTGATTAGCTTAAAGGGTAGTGCTGCAGAACATTAGCCCTGAAACAAAAGGGACATCTTGGTGAGTGAAATATTGAGCATGCACTGGGGCAAAATGGATCTTGTCTTCCA harbors:
- the GPHB5 gene encoding glycoprotein hormone beta-5, yielding MKIPCVALGALLLLMLLGRGSALKASTIDLRTFVGCAVREFTFLARKPGCKRLRVTTDACWGRCETWERPVLEPPYIESYHRVCTYNETKMMRVKLPKCEPDVDPFYTYPVAIRCDCDICSTATTECETA